The Desulfovibrio sp. genome segment ATCGTCACCCCCACGGGCGGGCTCATGAACCCCAATCACTATCTGGCCACGGCCATCTGGTATCTCTTCCAGCACCGTCCCGGCTGGCCGGCCGGCGCGGCCGTGGGCAAGACACTGGTGTCGAGCTCCATGATCGACCGGGTGGCCAAGACGCTCGGGCGCAAACTCTCCGAGGTGCCAGTCGGCTTCAAGTGGTTCGTGAAGGGGCTTTTGTCCGGCGAATTCGGCTTCGGAGGCGAGGAGAGCGCCGGGGCTTCGTTCTTGCGCAAGGACGGAACCGTGTGGACCACGGACAAGGACGGCTTCATCATGGATCTTTTGGCAGCCGAGATCACGGCCGTCACCGGGCACGATCCCGCCGTCATGTACCAGGGGCTCACCGAGCGCTTCGGTTCGCCTGTGTACGAGCGGGTGGACGCGCCAATCACCGAGAACGAGAAGAAGGCCTTTGCCGGGCTCACCCCGGAAAACGTAACCGCTACCGTGTTGGCCGGTGAACCGATCCAGGCCAAGCTCACCAAGGCCCCGTCCAACGGCGCCAGCATAGGCGGACTCAAGGTCGTGGCCGAAAACGGGTGGTTTGCCGCCCGGCCTTCCGGGACTGAGGCGGTGTATAAGATCTACGCCGAGAGCTTCAAGGGAAGCAAGCACCTGAAACAGATCCAGGACGAGGCCAAGGCCATGCTGGGGCAGGCCTTCAAGGCCGCCGGGGCCTGAGGGCATAAATTCGATGGCCGCAACGGGGAATAGGGCATGAAGAAAGCCTCCGGCGGCCAAAGGGCTACGCCCTTTGGGATCCCTTTTGGCTTCGCGGCCTGGATTCGCCATGTGGCTGTGCTGGCGCTGGTTTTAGCGCTGTCGGCCTGCGGCCAATCCGGGGTCGAACTGGTCCAGAACGGCACCGTGCCCGAGAATCCCACCGCCCCGGTGGGCCTGGCCATCAAGAGCTATGCGGGGTTCAAGGAAGTAACCTGGGAACAATTCACCGATGCCCAGGGAGTTACCCGCGTCCTGGCCACGGGCCAGTACCGCATGGATCTGCCAGAAATACAGGCCTGTCCCAGGGCCGGGCAGGGCGGCTTCGTGCTGGCCGCACGCGCTTTTCTGCGCATGACGTTCACGGTGGACGAGCAGGCGAAGACCTTCGCCTTCACCGGCGCGGAATTTCTGGTCTATTCCCCCAAAGGCTGGTCCATGTCCTACCCGGCCGGGCTTTCCGCCTTCGAGGCCATCCTGCAGGGAACGTCGGGGCTTTCCTGCGGCGTTCTCTACGCGCCCGGGCCGTGACGGTTTCAAGAAGCCTCAATATACGCGGGATTCCAAAGGGCTAAGGCCCTTTGGCCGCCGGAGGCCTCCCTCACATCACATTTCGCCCTTGTTGATAAATCCTACTCCCAATCGGGCAGCTCAGCGCGCTATGCCCATAAGCTCTCTGTAACCGGTCCAGACGATTTCCATCCCGATGCACAGCAGAATGAAGGCCGAAAGCCTGAGCATCACGTTGGTGCCGTTCTCGCCAAGTGCCGCCACGATCTGTTTGGCGAACCTGTAGCTGACGTAGATGGTGACGGCGATGGCGGCGATTCCAAGAATGGCCGAACTGCCGAGCAGGGTGAAATGGGGGATGTCCATGGAACTGATGGGTCTTCGGCTGCCAAGGGTGATGGCCACGGAGAGCGATCCGGGACCCACGGTGAGCGGCAGGGTGAGGGGGAAGAAGGAATCGGCCATGCTCACGGGAATGCCGGTGCTTCCGGGTGTCTTATGGTCCTGTATGCGCTCGCCGGCATGGAGAAGCTTCCAGCCGAACGCGGTTACCACCGCTCCTCCCGCTATACGCAGGATCGGCAGGGTGATGCCGAAGAATTCCAGCACGTGCGAACCCACGAACAGCGCGCAAAGCAGCAGGAAGAAGCTGTTCACCGCCACGCGCCTGGCTAGCGCCCTGCGGTCGTTCTCGGTGCAGTCGATGGTCATGCCCAGAAAGATCGGCGCGTTGCCCACCGGGTTCACGATGGGAAACAGGCCCGCATAGACCAGGAGAAAGGTGTTCACGAAGTCGTTCATGGCGTCGCTGGTATGTTCAGCCTGGAGGCGCGTCAAGGACTGAGTGGGCCTGGGGGGCGGATGCTTCAGGGCGCGCCGAGGTCGAGCTCCATGTACCTGACCCCCGGATGGGGGTTGTGGCAGTAGGCCTCAATGTCCCTGAAGCCCAGGCGCTCGTAGAGCGCGATGGCACCCACCATGCTGGAGAGCGTGTCCAGGCGCATGGCTTGGTAGCCCATTTCCCTGGCCCTGGCCACGGCAGCCTCGGCCAGAAGAAGCCCGAGCTTTTGCCCGCGATACTCAGGCCGGACATAGAGCCGCTTCATCTCGCAGATTCCCGGCTCGTCCATGGGTCTCACGGCCACGCAGCCCGCCGCGGGCATTTCGTCATTAGCGTCTTCGGGCATAGCCAGGAGGATGCATCCGCCCGGCGGAGCATACTTGCCGGGAAGTCCGGCCAGCTCCTGGTCGAAGCCTTGGAAGCACAGGGAGATTTTAAGCCCGGCCGAGTATTCCAGAAACAATTCCCGCACCTGATCCATGCGGCTGGCTTGGGCATCCGTAACGAGAAAGTGCGTCATTGGGTGTGGCATCGCGGTCTTCCAGAACACGTTACCCTCGGCCGCCGTCATACCGCAAGCCTGTGAGTGGCCGGGCTTCGCGATGAGCAGTCCGTTCGGGGCTTTCTCCCCCGGGTGCATAAGCTAGAAACTGTATTTGAGGCTCAAGCTGCCGGACAGGGTTTGATATTCCTGGCGGAAAAGGTCCGTGCTGAGCCTCGCGCCCACCGAAAACCGTTTGGAACACTGGATGGTCAGGGCGGCGCTCATGGCAAGCCAATCCGAGGAAGGCGGCACGGTCCTGGTAGTGAACCGGGCGTTCTCGGAGCCTTGATAATATGCGGTTATGTCCCGGCTGCCGTTTGCCCATTCGTGCCCCCAGAGCAGGCGGATTTCCGGAGTGAGCCTGCCCCAGGAAGAGTTGACGAGCCTTGCAACTCTTACTCCGAGGGCCGTTTGCATGGAGATGTCGGCGCGCGGGCGGATGGTAAGGCCTATGGAATCCGCGCCGGACTCACTCCATCCGTTCTGGGCGATGCGCGCGAAATCAAGCGATCCCACGGGACCCAGTGCCCATTTACCCAAATGCCACTCATAGCCCGCCCCCAAATTGGCGAAAAAATTCCAGCCGCTCCAGTTCGAGGACGCCTTGAACGATGCCGCCGGAACCGAAACCGTGCGCCTGGTCTGGTAGAAGTCCAGACCGAAACGTGCCGAGCCTTCCACGAACCAGTTTCTGCTGAAGCGCGAGGCAAATATCCCAAGGCTTGTGGTCTCGGCGCGGCCGGTGTCGTTCGCGGGAGCGCCAAGCGCCAGGTTCCGGCTCGCGTAGCCCACGTAGGCCCCGGTCACGATGTCGTGTGATGGCTGAAAGTCGACTCCTCCCAGCACACCCCACGCGTTGTTCACATACGGCGTGCGCCCTCCCGTAGCGCCCTGGCGTGCGGTCATGCCAAAGGGTTGCAGGAAAAGGCTCACGCGCGACTGCGGATCTTTCGATTCCACCGTCCTGGATGCTCCGTGCACGGCTTCGGAAAAGGCGAAGGTCTGTGACGGCGCGGCGTCGAAGAGGCTGGAAAAGGCTCCCTGTGCTTCGCCCGTGCGCAGGGCGTGCAGCCGGGACTGAACCGACGCGGTAAGCAGCCTGCCGGTGTCGAACCCGGTCTGGGTGTAGGCGTCGTACGGTTCGGGATGCAGCTGGTTGAGTGCGGAGGCGATGCCCGCCGGGCTGGCAAGGTCCATGGAGAGTATCGCTGCGGAGAATGTGCCGTTGGCGGTGTAGGCGCCCTTGTTAAGGCCGAAGCCTGCGGAAGCGGCGCGGGAGTTGGGCGCGAACGTGGCGTAGGGGATGCGCGTGGTCAGGATCAGGGTGGCGTTGGAAGTGTAAACCGGAAGAAAGTTCAGGATGTACGATGGGAACGTGCTGGCAACTCCGGAAAAGGAGCCGGTCAGTCCGTTGCCGGCGGAAATGGCCGGCCACACCGTGCCGGTTTGATAGAAGGCGATTGGCGCGCTGACCATGAGCAGGCCGCCGTTAAGGGCGACGCTGCCGCTCACCTTGAGCAGATCGGACCGCCCGGACACATCGATCTCTTCGATAAACGCCGCCGTGGCCCCCTGGGTGTAGTTGCCGCTCACGCTGAGCGTGCCTATGGAGCCACCCGGTGAGACGAGGCCGTTGTTGATCACGTTGCCCAGGGTTCCGTACCCGCTAAGAGCCGCGCCCTGGTTGACGGTGAGGCTGCCGCCCAGGGAACCGGACGAGTTCACCAGCAAGATGCCGTTGGTCAATGTTGCCGAACCAGCATAGCCCGAACCGTTTCCCGAGAAATAGGTCACGCCCTGGCCTTTGAAGGTGAAGGGGCCGGAACCGGTGAACGTGCCAGTGAGGGTTACGGGATTGCCGTTGTTGTCCAGGGCCCCGCCACCGGGGTTTACCGTGATACTCCTGGCCGTGGTAAGAGCCGCTCCCGCCTGGAGCGTGCCGCCGTCGAAAGTCACTGTTCCGGATGCGTCGCCCAGGTTGGAGTCCGAGGCGATGTTGAGCGTGCCTCCGTTGATGAACGTTCCCCCGGAGTAGGTGTTGTTTCCAGTTAAATAGAGAATGCCCGGTCCGAGCTTGCCCACGGTGCCTGTCCCGGAAATGATGCCGCCGTAATACTTGGTGGTGCCGATATCGTAGGTGAGGCTTCCGTTGTTAAGCGTGTTGCCGCTTATGGTGACGTTTTCGTTGATGGTCAGGGCCGCATATGTGTTTATGGTAAGGCTTGCGAACGTGCTGGGGCTGGATGCATCCGGATTGAGGATCCAGTTCGCTTGGTTCACGCCGTCCCCGGCCACCAGATTGGTCACGCCTATGAATTGAGTGCCGGTGGTGCCGTAACCGTAGAGGTTCAGGGTGTTCGTTCCTGTTCCCAAATCCACCTTGCCGACCAGGATCGCGCCGGTGTTCAGGGTCACGGTGTTGCTCGCGCTGCCGGTATTCCAGCCACCCGAGCCGTCCGGGCTGCCGGCCCGGATGGCATACCCCGCCCCGGAGCCGGAAGAGTCGATGCCGCTTATTTTTCCGGTTACCGTGAGGTTCATGGCCCCAGCGGAACCGACGGCCACGGCCAGGCCGTTGGCGGTGGCCGAAACAGTGCCGGAGATGGTCACGGGCGAGCCCGCGCTGCCGCCGTTCAAGGTGCCGCTGCTCAGGATTCCCACGGCGGTATGCGTTCCTGCGATGGCGGTGATGTTTCCGGCCATGCCGCTCGATATGGTCAGATCGCGGGAAGAGTAGATTCCATAGGCAGCGTTCGTGCCAGCCTGGGCCGTGACGCTTATTGCGCTGGGAATCGAACCGATGGTCAGGGAAGTTCCGGCGGAGGAGGAAATACCCAGGGCGTTGCCGCTAGTGCTTGAAAGCACCGTGCTTATGACCAGGGGGTCGGTGTTGACGAAGGTTGTCGAGCCCCCCACTGTAAGCGCCGCTGTGGAAGCGATAGAATTCGAAACCGTAACCGTTGCGCCGGATTTGTTCTCAAAGGAAACGGACTTGTTGGTATCCGGCAGACTGCTGAGCAGCGTGATCGTGCCGCCACCCGTTATGTTATAGTCGATGGTGTAGGACGTTCCAGCCGCGGCGTTGACGTTGGTTATGGCCTGGCGAAGTGAGTTTGCCCCAGAATCGCTGGTGTTGGTGACGGTATACGTGCCCATGGCCAAGCAGGGCGGCGCACTCATGGCGACAGCCAGAGAAAACACCAGTGCGGACAGTGTTTTGACAACAGGAGAGGTACACAGAAAGTCCGCGTGAGCAGTCCTGTACGAAAGAGACTGAAGCATCGCGTGTACACCCTTGATTCGTCGCTGCAATCACACTCTACGGGCCACAACTCTTCAGATGTTGTGTTTTTGCAAGAGGCGTTGGACTCTCCTAACCCGGTATCCTGACATAATCCTTACAGCCTGGGTGAATGGATGAAATAATTGCCAGCCCAATGAAGACAATTCCGGCAAAGCCAATGTCCTCGTCTTGTTCTCCAATGCGGGCCTTGCCTGCTCGCGGCTTGGAATCCCCCTGGCATTGGTGTAACTACCGCCCGACCTTTGGACATGAAACCGAAACACGTCGAGGAGACTGAATGAAGATCAAATTCCTGGGCGCGGCCAAGACTGTCACCGGCTCGTGCTACATGATGGAAACAGGCGGAACCCGTTTCGCCGTGGACTGCGGACTGCACCAGGGCAACCGCGAGATCGAGGCGCGCAACGCCGATTTCTCGGTCTACCAGCCCCGCAAGATCGATTTCTTTCTTGTCACCCACGCCCACATGGACCACTCCGGGCTTTTGCCCCGCATGGTGAGGCACGGCTTCTCGGGCAAGATATTCGTCACGTCTGCCACAAAGGACCTTCTCTGGCTCATGCTCCAGGACAGCGCCCACATTCAGGAGATGGAGGCGGAGTGGGCCAACCGCAAGAATGCCCGTCGTGGCGGCAAGCCCGTCGAACCCCTCTACACCCAGGCGGATGCGGCAGCGGTCATGCCCATGATGCAGGTCATCGAGTACAACGTGCCCTTCGAGCCCGCGCCCGGCATCAAGGTGATCTACCGCGACGCGGGCCACATCCTGGGCTCGGCCTTCATCGAGATATGGGTCACGGAAAACGGCACCACCAGCAAGCTGGTGTTTTCCGGCGATCTGGGCCGCCCGGACCAGCTGCTCATCAAGGACCCCAAGTTTACCGAAGAAGCCGATTTTCTCTTTCTGGAATCCACCTACGGAGACCGCGACCACAAGGACCTGGGGTCGAGCCTGGAGGAAATGGCCGAGGCCATCTCCTTCTCATACGCCCACGGCGAGAAGGTGATCATCCCTGCCTTCGCTGTGGAACGCACCCAGGAGGTGTTGTACTCGCTGCACATGCTCTCCAAAACCGGAAAACTTCCCCATGACATGCCGGTGTACGTTGACAGCCCGCTGGCCATTCGAGCCACGGAGGTCTTTCGTCAGCATCCGGAATTCATGGATGCGGAAATTTCCGGAATGCTGGGCAACGGTGAAGACCCGTTCAAGCTGCCGAACCTCAAGTTCACCCTCACCGCGGACGAATCCCGCGCCATAAACACAACAGACGGCCCTGCAATAGTCATCTCGGCCAGCGGCATGTGCAACGCGGGCCGCGTGAAGCATCACCTGCGCCATAACCTTTGGCGCAAGGGAGCCAGCGTGGTGTTCGTGGGCTACCAGGGCCAGGGCACTCCGGGCCGCAAGATCGTGGACGGCTCCAAGACCATCAAGATCCTGGGCGAGGATGTGCAGGTGGCCGCCAAGGTCTGGACCATCGGCGGGTTCTCGGCCCATGCGGGGCAAAGCCAGATTCTCGATTGGCTCAGGCATTTCAAGAAGAACGGCATGGAAGTGTTCTTGGTCCACGGCGAGAACGGGGCCATGAACACCTTGTCGGGCCTTATCGAATCGCGTTTCGGTTTCACCGTGCACAAGCCGGAATACCTGGAAGAATGCACGCTCAAACCCGGACTGACCACTGCTGTCACCCTGGACACGGAACGGGCCATGCCCAAGGTGGACTGGAACTTCATCCTGTCGGACACCGAATCCAAGTTCACGCTTCTCAAACAGCGCCTGGACAAGGCTGGAGAACGCCCCTGGGTGGATCAGGTGGAAATACGCGACCGGTTGCTCGAGGTGAACAAGGATCTGATGGAACTTATTTCACAGATGTAGGAGATCGCCACGCGAGGGGTCTGCGGAAAACACTTTGGGGAAGGGCGCTCGGCTTGAGAGAGACTCCAAAGGTGGGAGTGGACCGCTAACGAATCGAGTTCAATACAGTCGAATCTTCGATTGGGAGAAAGGCCCCCGGAATGGGGGCCTTATTTCATGCGGTAGGTAATGCGGCCGCGGGTCAAATCGTAGGGGGAGAGCTCAACCTTGACCTTGTCGCCCGG includes the following:
- a CDS encoding MarC family protein; protein product: MNDFVNTFLLVYAGLFPIVNPVGNAPIFLGMTIDCTENDRRALARRVAVNSFFLLLCALFVGSHVLEFFGITLPILRIAGGAVVTAFGWKLLHAGERIQDHKTPGSTGIPVSMADSFFPLTLPLTVGPGSLSVAITLGSRRPISSMDIPHFTLLGSSAILGIAAIAVTIYVSYRFAKQIVAALGENGTNVMLRLSAFILLCIGMEIVWTGYRELMGIAR
- a CDS encoding GNAT family N-acetyltransferase, encoding MPHPMTHFLVTDAQASRMDQVRELFLEYSAGLKISLCFQGFDQELAGLPGKYAPPGGCILLAMPEDANDEMPAAGCVAVRPMDEPGICEMKRLYVRPEYRGQKLGLLLAEAAVARAREMGYQAMRLDTLSSMVGAIALYERLGFRDIEAYCHNPHPGVRYMELDLGAP
- a CDS encoding autotransporter domain-containing protein → MSAPPCLAMGTYTVTNTSDSGANSLRQAITNVNAAAGTSYTIDYNITGGGTITLLSSLPDTNKSVSFENKSGATVTVSNSIASTAALTVGGSTTFVNTDPLVISTVLSSTSGNALGISSSAGTSLTIGSIPSAISVTAQAGTNAAYGIYSSRDLTISSGMAGNITAIAGTHTAVGILSSGTLNGGSAGSPVTISGTVSATANGLAVAVGSAGAMNLTVTGKISGIDSSGSGAGYAIRAGSPDGSGGWNTGSASNTVTLNTGAILVGKVDLGTGTNTLNLYGYGTTGTQFIGVTNLVAGDGVNQANWILNPDASSPSTFASLTINTYAALTINENVTISGNTLNNGSLTYDIGTTKYYGGIISGTGTVGKLGPGILYLTGNNTYSGGTFINGGTLNIASDSNLGDASGTVTFDGGTLQAGAALTTARSITVNPGGGALDNNGNPVTLTGTFTGSGPFTFKGQGVTYFSGNGSGYAGSATLTNGILLVNSSGSLGGSLTVNQGAALSGYGTLGNVINNGLVSPGGSIGTLSVSGNYTQGATAAFIEEIDVSGRSDLLKVSGSVALNGGLLMVSAPIAFYQTGTVWPAISAGNGLTGSFSGVASTFPSYILNFLPVYTSNATLILTTRIPYATFAPNSRAASAGFGLNKGAYTANGTFSAAILSMDLASPAGIASALNQLHPEPYDAYTQTGFDTGRLLTASVQSRLHALRTGEAQGAFSSLFDAAPSQTFAFSEAVHGASRTVESKDPQSRVSLFLQPFGMTARQGATGGRTPYVNNAWGVLGGVDFQPSHDIVTGAYVGYASRNLALGAPANDTGRAETTSLGIFASRFSRNWFVEGSARFGLDFYQTRRTVSVPAASFKASSNWSGWNFFANLGAGYEWHLGKWALGPVGSLDFARIAQNGWSESGADSIGLTIRPRADISMQTALGVRVARLVNSSWGRLTPEIRLLWGHEWANGSRDITAYYQGSENARFTTRTVPPSSDWLAMSAALTIQCSKRFSVGARLSTDLFRQEYQTLSGSLSLKYSF
- a CDS encoding MBL fold metallo-hydrolase, whose product is MKIKFLGAAKTVTGSCYMMETGGTRFAVDCGLHQGNREIEARNADFSVYQPRKIDFFLVTHAHMDHSGLLPRMVRHGFSGKIFVTSATKDLLWLMLQDSAHIQEMEAEWANRKNARRGGKPVEPLYTQADAAAVMPMMQVIEYNVPFEPAPGIKVIYRDAGHILGSAFIEIWVTENGTTSKLVFSGDLGRPDQLLIKDPKFTEEADFLFLESTYGDRDHKDLGSSLEEMAEAISFSYAHGEKVIIPAFAVERTQEVLYSLHMLSKTGKLPHDMPVYVDSPLAIRATEVFRQHPEFMDAEISGMLGNGEDPFKLPNLKFTLTADESRAINTTDGPAIVISASGMCNAGRVKHHLRHNLWRKGASVVFVGYQGQGTPGRKIVDGSKTIKILGEDVQVAAKVWTIGGFSAHAGQSQILDWLRHFKKNGMEVFLVHGENGAMNTLSGLIESRFGFTVHKPEYLEECTLKPGLTTAVTLDTERAMPKVDWNFILSDTESKFTLLKQRLDKAGERPWVDQVEIRDRLLEVNKDLMELISQM